AATCATAGTCTGCCTAATGTTACCAACATCAGACAAATATCAATTGATACATTAAATCCTAGCTAAAAGCTATTAAGCAAATACAGATACAATTCAGTGATGTATAAAAGTGCTAGGaataaatttcattattttaaaaatcatcaaaGGCCCAGATAGAActatttaattttacatgtcatAGTGTTTATTCAGTATATTTGTATAGGTCATTTGAAGACACTGAAAAGGATCTGACAATGAATCTAATGACTACAATATAAAGCTCCTCATTCAAACTCACTGATTCTTTTCAGATATCCCTCTTCACCTCTTTGAGATCATGCCACAGGTTGATGCATACCTTACTCTTGAAGTATGGGTAATGATCCATGATCCACTGGTAGATATCACACAACAAGAGCTTCTTCTCCTCAGAGGCCAGGATTGCCATTGAAATGAGGGCAATGTAGGACTGGGTTGGCTTATCCTGGGGGTTTTCTGAGCTGctgtccccctctcttccctctcctttccctgGCTCTTCTTCATGCTCCTCCTCTGATCCCTCGGCCTCTTTCTCCTGGCCGTGCAGCTCCGGGCTGTCCCTGTCTGACAGGGTGCCCTGCCTTTGCTCACCCTTTATGCAATGGGGCATTGGATCAGCTGTGGGGCTCTGTGCCTCGTGATCCTCTCTCAAAGTGCTGCTCCCCTTGTTGAACAACAGGTAGTCGATCGTAAAGCGTATTCCCAAACGTtctctgccactgctgctgtctgtgacatCCATTCTCCCTCTAGATTTTTCCATCTAGAATCTAAAACAGTTGTACACAATGAGGTGTTATCCTGAGGTCAACAGCGTACTTACTGTACTATGCCCTATGCAATAGCTGGTTCTGCAaatgatttcagatttttttgacagcacaGTGCTAATTACTGTGAACACTCCAGTTCCTTTTGAAAGGTACTTCAGAGGAAAATATCCTATATTGTGTCTTACTGGTGTTCCGGCAATGAACACCTATCTGGCTGTGTGAACGCTCTGTTACAGACAGTCAAACTGCGTCACGCTCCATTCCCTCCCTCAGATCGTACGAAACCAACAGGAACTCAAGTCACGGATGTGACGTCCAGCTTTTAATGCTGCACCATTAAGGCCAATCTATGGGTTCCGCAACCTAAGTCTATTTCCATCCACCCTGGAACATTCAGGTGCACAGTGGACTGTGGTCTCTCTGGGTCTTGTGGTGACTCTGGATCACTCTCTGTTAGGTTGCCGGTATTTAAATGTCCTAGAATTTACCCCTCTTGGAGAGAGACAGTTGGGGGAACCATGGAATTGGGGTCTGGGGCGTCTCAGAGAGGAGATTAATACGACCACCAGCAAAGCTCAGTAATTATGAGAGATTACGCACTGAGATTTAGCAGCCAAAGGTGTTTAGAGGACGGCTGTCCTGGCACCAAAGAGGCTTCTGGACTTTTTTATCCCACTTAAGTGATTTTTGGGTGGCAGATAAAGGAGTAGGAGGGTGAAAAGCACTTCAATATAATGGGAGCAAATATTCATGCACACACCAAACTGTATAGACATTCTCTGAGTGCTTCAATACGGCAATCAAGATGCACTACAGCAACAACGAAGATTACTTTTTAATTGTGAACCAATAGTTCACAATTTTACTGCAAATGCATCATATTCCCATCCAACATTTTCCAATCTTCCTATATCAATATGACATTCATTCACCTTAAGTTAACTTAGTTCTCTCAAGTTAAGAAGCTGACCTGAGAATCAGGCCAACAGTCTGTACAGGATGAAGATCTAACTTCTAAGATCTAAGTTCTACTATTGAACTACTCTTCAATTATTCCTCTTTGCCCTCAGCTGaagaacataaaaatatatataagaaaGCTCTGGTGAAAATATAGAAGTACaattacacatatacacataaatgtcACCTGTTACAAGGGCAATTGTGTCAGCACAGGTTTCAATAAAGCCTAACAAATCATTCTTTTGTGACCATGTTCTGAAATGAGGCAATAGCTTGCCATTATATTATCAACGGATTCTATATTCTATAATAAAACAGATTCAAATTCTATAATAAAATACACCCAATGAAGAATGATATCAATATGTTCATCATAAAAATTACAAAAGGACAGTGATCCAAATGTGTGCAGTCATCAGAGAGGCAGTCATCGATTGCAATTTTACATATAGTCATTCTTCCTTTTGTAATGCTATTTCCCAatttatgaaaatttaataaCTGAAGTTCATGAGGATGAGAAATTCCTATATCCACACCTACTCTCCGCAAACCAATCCTAGCCAGCAAATGATGCATTTAATCCACCTGCTAACCTCTCCTACCTGTTGCATCAGTTGTTCAGGTATCctgcctccttccctctttccacCTCTTGTTCCTCTCCTGCTGCCTGTAGGTCTCCATCTCGAGCAGTATTCTTCTACCTGGATTTGACCCTTTTCTTGGTTGGATCCAGGGTTCTGCTTTCCTTGTCTTATGGCCAGGACTGGCCCCTTctaaattcatttcagtcatcTTAAAATTTCTTGTCTTAGAAAACCAGGTTCAGGTAGACTGCTGGTGCTGAGGAGAGTGATCCATAtttggaatgaaaatgaatcaataaacTCCAATTAGAAAATAGATAGGAATTTCTCTGTGAGGATTATGCAGGAGAGTAAACAAGGGTTTTAGTTTTATGCCAAATTTGTTAAGTTATCTTCTTTGTTCTCTGCCTGATATATAAGCATTTTTGCTAGTTAAGAGCTTCAGCATAAACAACATTAAATGCTGCATTTCCCAGCCCTAAGGTCAGGACTTGATTATGGGTCCCTATTAGAGACAACATAAAGAATAATAGATGATTTTTTTAGTTCATACTTACTGTTATATcgttttaattttatttgagaCACAATGCTTTGAAGTGAAAGTATAACGATTCTAATGCTAAGTTTTCTTAGCAACATTTTagtcaaaatgttttcagtgaaaaaggTCCGACACACGAAAAGGCTGGATAGATGTGATATAAGGTTTTCAATGTGGCACTTGCATGCAAGCAACATCGCCATGGTCAAGGATAGGGGGAACGAAAAGTTCTTTTCTTGCAACGGAGAgacaatatatactgtatgtctataACAAATATTTCACCCAACACTATGTTTCCAATATTGTTTTATGCACTTTGCATCAGGCCAAATGTCAAGACAACTAATTCAGCTAAGttcagataaatatttttattatttttgagtatgtaatatatattacatgAGGTCAGGCATCTTAGCATTAAGCTTTTATTGTGTCAACAGATTCACAAATGTATGTGCCCAAAGATTTCATTTGGCGTAACAAGACTGTGAAATCATTCACTTCTCTTCAGAGCAGTGAAATATTACCACAATCCAAGTTTTATCATTACATACATCATTTTACCCAGGGCAGTGTACTGTAGTATATCGCCCCCTAATGTCTGGAGATGGGAGCAAGTCTGAGCACCAACTGAAACGAAGTATAACTTGATATAAAATTGTCTCATGTTTTATCCATAGTAGACAATGAAACAGTAGTGCTTTCATAATGCAGCTGACATTTTCAACAATGTATAAAAGCTCAGctgtaacactgacattttttttcatattttttgcagtATCAGCTCAATTAAACTGTCTTGTACAGTGAAGCAGTAGTAACTGCTAACCTTAGGTTATAAGTTCAAAACATTGAACAATTACCTTTTAAATTTCACCTTTAATTGAGCATTACAACCAAAGAGTTTCTACAGTTTCTGCATTAGACTGAAAGAGTTAGCTGTCATGATGAGGAAAGAAGGCCACTGAGGGCACTTGGGTGGCTGCACATGACTTGTCTACTTTGTGTCCTCGGTATTACAGTCACATTTAGAATAGGACTTATGTTTGGTACCATAAACTCTCCGACATTACTAACATCTTATTCTGAGCTACATCTACATAGCTTTCAAGAAATGTCATGGtttatattcagaaatgtgtgctAATATTGGataatactgattttttttcttattaaaaacatgttttcaggGTTATTCAGGGCCTTTATCCTGCGCTACTCcacaacaggaaataaaaatgatttcattcaaaTGTCATCTATATAGTATAAtcaattgggggggggggattgttcCTCTTAACATACTGCCAGCAATGGCATCCAGGCTTAGCCATAAAAAGTTATGCTGCGAAACCCAGGGACACCGTGATAATATAACATAAACTGCTGCATAAGTAGCTAACAGAGCCAACTGATTTCATGCACCACCTGCTCATATCCTCTTCCACACAATGCTGAAACATGTAAAACCTGAAATGGAGCATTTGCTACACTGTACTTTATGTAACATATACATTGGCTCTAGACATTTATGTAAACCATTGTGTTGTCAaatctcatttctctttttctttatttaaatagcAGCCGACTAAGGTGAATAATTGACTTTACTCATGCACTTGGAGCTATTGTGGGAATAtattgtcagtgtctgtgtactgtacactgtacgTTCTATGGTCAGGACTAATTTGTGCAGTGGAATGC
The nucleotide sequence above comes from Megalops cyprinoides isolate fMegCyp1 chromosome 2, fMegCyp1.pri, whole genome shotgun sequence. Encoded proteins:
- the foxq2 gene encoding forkhead box Q2, whose product is MDVTDSSSGRERLGIRFTIDYLLFNKGSSTLREDHEAQSPTADPMPHCIKGEQRQGTLSDRDSPELHGQEKEAEGSEEEHEEEPGKGEGREGDSSSENPQDKPTQSYIALISMAILASEEKKLLLCDIYQWIMDHYPYFKSKDKNWRNSVRHNLSLNECFVKAGRSDNGKGHFWAIHPANIQDFSKGDYQRRRARRRIRRAAGQLPYSLPPLHHPIHRLRSAPFWGFPPDHRLPCIPARMWWNWASLPAAHTPPFLSIL